The following proteins are co-located in the Oceanidesulfovibrio indonesiensis genome:
- the dsbC gene encoding bifunctional protein-disulfide isomerase/oxidoreductase DsbC, whose translation EKHVITVFTDITCGYCHKLHEEMKDYNALGITVRYLAFPRAGVQSQPEQDMKAIWCAKDRNKAFDDAMNGKGVKPASCDIDIANHYALGVQFGVSGTPAIVLSNGYVVPGYQGPKEMKEFLDAHQKQFGGK comes from the coding sequence GGAAAAACACGTGATTACCGTCTTCACCGACATCACCTGCGGCTACTGCCACAAGCTGCATGAAGAGATGAAAGACTACAACGCGCTGGGCATTACCGTGCGTTACCTGGCCTTCCCGCGCGCGGGCGTGCAGAGCCAGCCAGAGCAGGACATGAAGGCGATCTGGTGTGCGAAAGACCGCAACAAAGCGTTTGACGACGCGATGAACGGCAAAGGCGTTAAGCCAGCCTCCTGCGACATTGATATCGCTAACCACTACGCGCTGGGCGTGCAGTTTGGCGTGAGCGGTACGCCTGCGATTGTCCTGAGCAACGGCTATGTCGTTCCGGGCTATCAGGGACCGAAAGAGATGAAAGAGTTCCTCGACGCGCACCAGAAACAGTTTGGTGGTAAATAA